In Desulfomicrobium escambiense DSM 10707, the genomic window GATGAGGACCAGATGGTTGTCCGAGCGGGCCGGGCGCAGGCCGAAACGCTCCACAAGCATGGCCGCCAGGGCGACCAGGAGCACGGCCAGGCCCAGGGCCGGAACCGTGGGCAGGCCCAGGGCGAAGAGGGCCGAGAACATGAACATGCCGCCCAGGGTGACGAAGTCCACCTGGATGAAGTTGACGATGCCCATGGTGTTGCTGACCACGCAGAAACCCAGGGCGATAAGGGCGTAAATGGCGCCCCCGGTCAGGCCGCCGAAAACGAATTGCAGGAGATCGGTATGCAAGGTGGCTCCAACTGCTTGATATGCGGTACTATGCATGCGTAGTCGAGACGGTCGGGAATTTCAAGGACGGGAGCCTCCCTGCCTTTGCGTCCGTTCGCATCCTGATCGGCTCAGAGCCGACGGGTGGCGCTTGCGGTACGCATCCAGGCGGTTGCCTGGGACGCCTGCCGTCGGCCGCGTCCGCCATCTCTCAGACGAAAAAAAAGGCGGCCCCTATGCGGAGCCGCCATATTTTCCGTCTCGTGGAGCCGGATTACTTCTTCTTGTACACGCCCTTCAGCACGGCCTCGATGCGGCGGTTTTCGGCGCGGCCGGCGTCGGTGTCGTTGCTGGCCACGGGCTTGGACTCGCCGAAGCCCACTGCCGTGATCTTGGAGCCGTCCATGCCGAGCTTCTTGACCAGGTACTCACGCACGCTGTTCGCGCGGCGCTGGGACAGCTTCTGGTTGTATTCGTCGGTGCCCTTGGAGTCGGTGTGGCCGTCGATCTCGACGGAAACGCCGGGGTACTGCTGCATGAAGGCGGCGAAGTCGGCCAGTTCCTGGTGGTACTGGGGCTTGATGTCGGACTTGTCGAAGTCGAAGTTGACCTTCAGCTTCACGACCATGGGGATCGGGCAGCCGGCGGCGTCGACGGCCAGGCCGGCGGCGGTGCCGGGGCAGGTGTCCTTGCAGTTGCCGACGCCGTCGCCGTCGTCGTCCAGGGCGCAGGGATCGGCCGGGGCGGAGGCCTCGTCGTAGAACACGGCCTTGACGAACTTCTTCATGGCGGCGTCATCGGCCAGCTGGGCGGCGGAAGCGCCGACACCGCAGGACTTCAGGGCGGTGATGTCGTCCAGCAGCTTCTGGTTGCCGCCCACAGTGTCGGCGAAGCTGATGGTGTGGAAGCAGACGTTGTACTTTTCGGCCAGGGCGGCGGCGACCTTCAGGGAGCCTTCGCCGGCGTTTTCCTGGCCGTCGGACAGGATGATCACGGCGTTGCGGCCGGAAGCGCCCTGCAGGGCGGGCTCAAGAGCCTTGAGGCCGACACCCAGAGGGGTCGGGTTGGCGCCGATCAGAGTCGGGACCTTGGCCACGGAGGCGCCGTAGGAGGCGACGGCGAAGGGGGCCAGGGCCTGGATTTCGCCGGCCGGGGCGGCGGTGTTCAGGCCGCCGTTGTAGCCCAGTTCCGGGATCATGGCGTTCATGCGCT contains:
- a CDS encoding OmpA family protein, which encodes MRKCTLILLSLLLALSVATASMAAQNLVKKVDNFIILVDRSGSMDDKYVGTKDKKIVLAKALLERMNAMIPELGYNGGLNTAAPAGEIQALAPFAVASYGASVAKVPTLIGANPTPLGVGLKALEPALQGASGRNAVIILSDGQENAGEGSLKVAAALAEKYNVCFHTISFADTVGGNQKLLDDITALKSCGVGASAAQLADDAAMKKFVKAVFYDEASAPADPCALDDDGDGVGNCKDTCPGTAAGLAVDAAGCPIPMVVKLKVNFDFDKSDIKPQYHQELADFAAFMQQYPGVSVEIDGHTDSKGTDEYNQKLSQRRANSVREYLVKKLGMDGSKITAVGFGESKPVASNDTDAGRAENRRIEAVLKGVYKKK